One part of the Ziziphus jujuba cultivar Dongzao chromosome 2, ASM3175591v1 genome encodes these proteins:
- the LOC125422278 gene encoding DNA replication licensing factor MCM3 homolog 3-like: MGREEEASYSLLLTGIPRDCISKCRTQSCQFKCEDRTLPITARILETIIRLSTAYAKLNLRIEVYLCLKLVAEWCTQPAQ; this comes from the exons ATGGGCAGAGAAGAAGAAGCCAGCTATTCTCTTTTGCTGACAG GCATCCCAAGAGATTGCATCAGCAAATGCAGAACTCAGAGCTGCCAGTTCAAATGTGA AGACAGAACACTTCCAATAACAGCCAGAATCTTAGAAACCATCATACGCCTCTCAACTGCTTATGCTAAATTGAATCTAAGAATAGAG GTATATCTTTGCTTAAAGTTGGTGGCAGAATGGTGTACTCAACCTGCTCAATGA